From a region of the Panicum virgatum strain AP13 chromosome 2K, P.virgatum_v5, whole genome shotgun sequence genome:
- the LOC120695149 gene encoding uncharacterized protein LOC120695149 produces the protein MLIVPNRIITDLGSSFTGSEFWDLCQESCIDVYYASVAHPRCNGQVERANGLILQGLKARIFDPIEKSSSKWIQELPRVVWGLRTQRSRATGYSSFFMVYGSEAILPTDIAFGAPHTQNYNEGKAKTTRRTDLDSVEEHRLTAALQHGRYEQQLRRYHDKNVQQRDFNVGDLVVRRVQSLGGKLTYPWEGPFIVSNVVIPETYRLQREDGTDVGNPWNIKHLRRFYP, from the coding sequence ATGCTCATAGTGCCCAACCGGATCATCACAGACTTGGGCTCCTCCTTCACTGGATCAGAATTCTGGGACCTCTGCCAGGAAAGCTGCATCGATGTATACTACGCCTCCGTGGCTCACCCCAGGTGCAATGGCCAggtggagcgtgccaacggctTGATCCTTCAGGGGCTCAAAGCCAGGATTTTTGACCCGATCGAAAAATCTAGCTCCAAATGGATCCAagaactacccagagtagtATGGGGGCTGCGCACGCAGAGAAGTCGGGCCACCGGTTACTCCTCCTTCTTCATGGTCTACGGTTCTGAGGCTATCCTCCCGACGGATATCGCCTTTGGTGCTCCGCACACCCAGAACTACAACGAAGGCAAGGCCAAAACAACTCGGCGAACGGATCTCGACTCAGTCGAGGAGCACCGTCTAACGGCAGCCCTCCAGCATGGCCGGTATGAGCAGCAGCTACGTCGTTATCATGACAAAAACGTCCAGCAGCGCGACTTCAACGTCGGCGACCTGGTAGTCCGACGGGTCCAGTCCCTCGGAGGCAAGCTAACTTACCCATGGGAAGGCCCCTTCATCGTGAGCAACGTAGTCATCCCAGAAACCTACAGGTTGCAGCGCGAAGATGGAACGGATGtgggcaacccatggaatatcaAGCACCTTCGTCGCTTCTATCCATAG
- the LOC120668711 gene encoding putative lipid-transfer protein DIR1 isoform X1, with amino-acid sequence MAKAQALAALLLAMVVALAAIEGAHAICGMANEDFKLCQAAASANDPTDSPSAECCAALGKADLGCICRYRGVAGIWMRIYHIDPSRAMALPGKCGLTMPSNCS; translated from the exons ATGGCAAAAGCACAG GCACTAGCTGCACTGCTCCTTGCCATGGTGGTGGCCCTCGCCGCCATAGAGGGCGCCCACGCCATCTGCGGCATGGCGAACGAGGACTTCAAGCTGTGCCAGGCCGCGGCGTCCGCGAATGACCCGACCGACAGCCCGTCGGCGGAGTGCTGCGCTGCGCTGGGTAAGGCCGACCTGGGTTGCATCTGCCGCTACCGGGGCGTCGCCGGCATCTGGATGAGGATCTACCACATCGACCCCAGCCGCGCCATGGCGCTGCCGGGCAAGTGCGGCCTCACCATGCCCAGCAACTGCTCGTGA
- the LOC120668711 gene encoding putative lipid-transfer protein DIR1 isoform X2: MAKAQALAALLLAMVVALAAIEGAHAICGMANEDFKLCQAAASANDPTDSPSAECCAALGKADLGCICRYRGVAGIWMRIYHIDPSRAMALPGKCGLTMPSNCS; encoded by the coding sequence ATGGCAAAAGCACAGGCACTAGCTGCACTGCTCCTTGCCATGGTGGTGGCCCTCGCCGCCATAGAGGGCGCCCACGCCATCTGCGGCATGGCGAACGAGGACTTCAAGCTGTGCCAGGCCGCGGCGTCCGCGAATGACCCGACCGACAGCCCGTCGGCGGAGTGCTGCGCTGCGCTGGGTAAGGCCGACCTGGGTTGCATCTGCCGCTACCGGGGCGTCGCCGGCATCTGGATGAGGATCTACCACATCGACCCCAGCCGCGCCATGGCGCTGCCGGGCAAGTGCGGCCTCACCATGCCCAGCAACTGCTCGTGA
- the LOC120668731 gene encoding protein TIC 22-like, chloroplastic: MPFQFQFPWLKSPTTTAAAGAGSSNPNPSPSPGPSFPNPFLPIQAHVTSFLSSLPRALPPPPHWARILSPSPSRASAAPLPSAEIEERLAGVPVYALANAANEIVLVSSARAGGQHGGGGARPPPALGLLCFRKEDADALLEQMEGDMRAGSCVVPVALNKVIQLKSDGVAFRFLPDSSQVANAIKLMQDEGLYAREGFPGVPVFQSRSLVLMSDNKRYRPVFFRKEDLDNSLYRTSRDQQKPNPAVRLGDTQVSSLEDIIKSMKDSSSSKWDDVVFIPPGFDLATGSKPSHLNR; the protein is encoded by the exons ATGCCTTTCCAATTCCAGTTCCCGTGGCTCAAGagccccaccaccaccgccgctgccggcgccggctcCTCCAACCCCAACCCCAGCCCTAGCCCTGGCCCCAGCTTCCCAAACCCCTTCCTCCCCATCCAAGCCCACGTCACCTctttcctctcctccctcccccgtgccctcccgccgccgccgcactgggCCCGcatcctctccccctccccctcccgggCCTCGGCCGCGCCCCTACCGTCCGCCGAGATCGAGGAGCGGCTCGCCGGGGTGCCCGTGTACGCGCTCGCCAACGCCGCCAATGAGATCGTGCTCGTGTCGTCCGCCCGCGCGGGAGGGCAGCACGGGGGCGGGggcgcgaggccgccgccggcgctcgggcTGCTGTGCTTCCGGAAGGAGGACGCCGACGCGCTGCTGGAGCAGATGGAGGGCGACATGCGCGCCGGCTCCTGCGTCGTGCCCGTCGCGCTGAACAAG GTTATCCAACTAAAGTCTGATGGTGTAGCGTTTAGATTCCTTCCTGATTCATCTCAGGTGGCTAATGCAATTAAG TTGATGCAAGATGAAGGGCTGTATGCCAGGGAGGGATTTCCAGGAGTTCCAGTTTTTCAG TCAAGGAGCTTGGTCCTGATGAGTGACAACAAGAGATATCGTCCAGTTTTCTTCAGAAAG GAGGACTTGGATAACTCACTGTACCGGACCTCTCGCGATCAGCAAAAACCTAATCCTGCTGTTAGGCTTGGTGACACTCAG GTTTCTTCTTTGGAAGATATCATCAAATCTATGAAG GATAGCTCCTCCTCAAAATGGGATGATGTTGTGTTTATTCCTCCTGGATTTGACCTTGCTACTGGGTCAAAGCCATCCCACCTCAACAGGTAG
- the LOC120668726 gene encoding acidic endochitinase-like, translated as MATRSSLVQLLLIAVAVAQIVGSHAGGIAIYWGQNGGEGTLADTCATGNYKFVNLAFLAAFGNGQPPVLNLAGHCDPTSGGCTSLSADIKSCQSSGVKVMLSIGGGAGSYYLSSAEDAKNVATYLWNNFLGGQSSSRPLGEAVLDGIDFDIEGGTNQHWDDLARYLKGYSNSGRRVYLTAAPQCPFPDAWMGGALNTGLFDYVWVQFYNNPPCQYSSGSTTDLADAWKQWLSIPAKQIFLGLPASPQAAGSGFIPAGDLKSQVLPLIKSSGKYGGIMLWSKYYDDQDGYSSSVKSEV; from the coding sequence ATGGCAACCAGATCATCGCTGGTGCAGCTACTGCTCATAGCAGTAGCTGTTGCCCAGATTGTTGGGTCACACGCTGGTGGCATTGCCATATATTGGGGTCAGAATGGTGGTGAGGGCACGCTGGCCGACACCTGCGCCACCGGCAACTACAAGTTTGTCAACTTAGCCTTCCTTGCAGCCTTTGGCAACGGCCAGCCCCCGGTGCTCAACCTGGCAGGCCACTGTGACCCGACCAGTGGTGGCTGCACCAGTCTAAGCGCCGACATCAAGTCGTGCCAGAGCAGCGGTGTCAAGGTTATGCTATCAATTGGAGGCGGTGCAGGAAGCTACTACCTCTCATCAGCAGAGGATGCCAAGAATGTAGCCACATACCTGTGGAACAACTTCTTAGGTGGGCAGTCCTCATCTCGCCCCCTGGGTGAAGCAGTTCTTGACGGCATAGACTTCGACATCGAGGGTGGCACCAACCAGCACTGGGATGATCTTGCAAGGTACTTGAAAGGGTACAGCAACTCTGGCAGGAGGGTGTACCTGACAGCTGCGCCTCAGTGCCCGTTCCCTGATGCCTGGATGGGTGGTGCCCTCAACACTGGCCTGTTTGACTACGTCTGGGTGCAGTTCTATAACAACCCACCCTGCCAGTACAGCTCAGGCAGCACCACTGATCTTGCAGATGCATGGAAGCAATGGTTGTCGATTCCGGCAAAACAGATCTTTCTTGGCCTGCCTGCTTCACCTCAGGCAGCTGGAAGCGGGTTTATACCAGCTGGTGATCTGAAGTCTCAGGTTCTACCATTGATCAAGAGCTCTGGGAAGTATGGTGGGATCATGCTGTGGTCCAAGTACTATGATGACCAGGATGGTTACAGTTCTTCAGTCAAGAGTGAAGTTTAA